A window of the Candidatus Zixiibacteriota bacterium genome harbors these coding sequences:
- a CDS encoding HYR domain-containing protein — MGIKPRHLLLCTFLIAQFLPTSGANSERGSDLALSPPKAAAHALAALPHGSGRSKTATPAVPLPGKLLPDPSPRLTPGSATDYCAGEWQGPTTFYVSGWLTGQETYAVFQDPDTTYAHSFGICGPVTRYPFDVAAVTWEVFVDIAPDSMTVVPVIYEADMADILCPRPGNVLCAGATQTVQFPSPGVYVLTLPLPGACCVDSPYFAGVLLPYLTSGVDVITDGGADYGPIPAISCRTFNNWGDGWYDLVGDVSFSTNLRLYSEGYTPDDPGWRCSGANDPPVALCRDLTLIADAACTALGSIDNGSYDPNGDPLTFVQEPPGPYPPGITNVTLIVSDDGGLADSCTATVTVIDNIAPVVSCPPDTTVPSSPGLSGAYVSFPRPTVSENCGGSCVDIVFVIDASGSMGDDQAAIAANAGSFFVGLGGVDARLGVLAFTDVANPLSTSGAYKPGGPGTGEFTKERGSFQTMVTAVGHFGSSTENGLTALQSALAWYPYRADCRRALVLVTDEDADDIDQFSILFPALVSSGAAIHTVISFSDSAGYSALSDSTGGTQLDFTTAWGSILAELAGQIRIEATCVPPSGSYFPIGTSIVRCEAFDVAGNLGDCTFQVTVVDTTAPPPCPPTCVVRDTAFFLCAPAQVRVPVQAFDCKGAPAACAIVSGPGALIGNEWVYTPPGGDTRVDVSVRCTDSAGLFCESPFRVWFTFNRPPTCHVPNDTTIVLCAPGTVCLPVTGTDPDGEPVTCVLVGSKGALANGQWCYSVTRSESVSVTVRCRDACGALCVETFTVTFMVNQPPICPALPDTSYVLPRDTLICRSFAATDPESRKVICTVAPGGPGTVTKNAWCYDVHGNEQFCVPLVCTDPCGATCVDTFCVDITVAGPPRCERGDTTIVLCAAEEVRVPVLGYDYMGGLIPCTLVAGPGSLDGNVWVYTPTGSGTVVVTTACTDTLGRSCEKTFNVTFDINRPPSCAPPNDTTIDLCAPERVCLPFAASDPDGNLVGCELLAGPGEISGGQWCYTPSVSQTANVSVRCRDLCDAECVSTFNVIFRVNQPPTCAAPPDTAVVLPAPTTICRTFQASDADGDPVGCVIRSGPGSLVGNQWCGLMTDTGQVCVQLQCTDPCGNTCIDTFCVDVAFNVAPACALTSPDTVAVESGADVAFTVTVTDPDVGDVVTLSSSSLPAAAGMNPPLPRSGPAHDVTSTFSWTPDPGQVGVHRITFAVSDDHGASGTCTIVIVVLPPDPPQVASAQPSPPARDAFWDRTAVFCFSEPVIVGPDAVSARSNRRGPLTGITVRYDDPSACLTVSPPPSGWPPDDDITIVLAATITDRAGHCLDGNGDGLCENGVPGDDYALTFTTALGVWPGDANGDSIVNEADILSIARFWGLSGPSRGWESGEWEFLPALGWEPREAARADCNSDTRVDADDICPVAEFFDSGAVAILATPKLMRLTGLNPDLREALARALQQCDRISEGTRAGLMRLLGENEHLVEPTPTGFHLAQNYPNPFNSGTVLRFSLPAAARVRLDVCDILGRVVTTIVNDYRGAGLHMLWWDATDARGRALASGIYFLRITTAEHSASRRLVIVR; from the coding sequence GTGGGTATCAAACCCAGGCATCTGTTGCTCTGCACTTTTCTGATCGCACAATTCCTCCCCACATCGGGGGCGAATTCCGAGCGCGGGTCGGACCTGGCCCTGTCGCCGCCCAAGGCGGCGGCACATGCACTCGCCGCCCTGCCGCACGGCTCGGGCCGATCGAAAACCGCAACCCCGGCTGTGCCTCTTCCCGGGAAGCTGCTGCCGGATCCATCCCCGCGTCTCACACCCGGCTCCGCGACTGACTACTGCGCCGGCGAGTGGCAGGGACCAACGACTTTCTATGTATCGGGCTGGCTGACGGGACAGGAGACGTATGCCGTGTTCCAGGATCCCGACACGACCTATGCCCATTCGTTCGGCATCTGTGGACCAGTGACTCGATATCCGTTTGACGTCGCGGCCGTGACCTGGGAGGTCTTTGTCGACATTGCTCCGGACTCGATGACGGTGGTCCCGGTGATCTACGAGGCCGACATGGCTGACATACTATGTCCACGACCCGGAAATGTGCTGTGTGCCGGGGCCACGCAGACGGTCCAGTTCCCCTCACCTGGAGTCTATGTCCTGACGCTACCGTTGCCCGGGGCCTGCTGCGTCGACTCGCCGTACTTTGCCGGCGTTCTTCTCCCATATCTGACCAGCGGCGTTGATGTGATCACCGACGGCGGCGCCGATTATGGGCCGATCCCGGCAATCTCCTGCCGGACCTTCAACAATTGGGGCGACGGCTGGTATGACCTCGTGGGGGATGTCTCCTTCAGCACGAACCTCCGTCTCTACTCTGAAGGGTACACGCCGGACGACCCTGGTTGGCGTTGTTCCGGCGCCAATGATCCGCCGGTCGCACTGTGTCGGGACCTCACGCTCATCGCGGACGCCGCCTGCACCGCATTGGGCAGCATCGACAATGGTTCGTACGACCCCAACGGGGATCCCCTGACGTTTGTGCAGGAGCCGCCGGGCCCCTACCCGCCGGGCATCACGAACGTCACCCTCATCGTCAGCGATGACGGTGGTCTTGCGGATTCCTGCACCGCCACCGTGACGGTCATCGATAACATCGCGCCTGTCGTATCCTGTCCGCCGGACACCACGGTCCCGAGCAGTCCGGGTCTGTCAGGCGCATACGTCAGCTTCCCGCGCCCGACCGTGAGCGAGAATTGCGGCGGGAGTTGTGTCGACATCGTCTTCGTCATCGATGCGTCCGGATCCATGGGTGACGATCAGGCGGCGATCGCCGCCAACGCCGGTTCCTTCTTCGTGGGATTGGGAGGGGTCGATGCGCGCCTCGGCGTGTTGGCGTTCACCGACGTCGCCAACCCGCTCAGTACGAGCGGCGCCTACAAGCCCGGCGGACCGGGCACGGGAGAATTCACCAAAGAACGTGGTAGTTTCCAGACCATGGTGACGGCGGTGGGTCATTTCGGATCCAGCACTGAAAACGGCCTGACTGCCCTGCAGAGCGCTCTGGCGTGGTATCCCTACCGGGCCGACTGCCGGCGGGCGCTGGTTCTGGTGACCGATGAGGATGCGGACGACATCGACCAATTCAGCATTCTCTTCCCCGCCCTTGTGTCCTCGGGTGCAGCCATCCACACCGTCATCAGTTTCAGCGACAGTGCCGGGTATTCCGCTCTGTCGGATTCGACGGGTGGAACGCAGCTTGACTTCACTACGGCGTGGGGGTCCATTCTCGCCGAACTGGCGGGCCAAATCCGGATCGAAGCGACCTGTGTTCCTCCTTCGGGTTCGTACTTTCCGATCGGGACCTCGATCGTCCGCTGCGAGGCCTTCGACGTTGCCGGCAATCTGGGGGACTGCACGTTCCAAGTCACCGTCGTGGATACGACAGCCCCGCCGCCGTGTCCGCCCACTTGCGTCGTGCGTGACACCGCCTTCTTCCTGTGCGCGCCGGCACAAGTGCGCGTACCCGTCCAAGCCTTCGACTGCAAGGGGGCTCCCGCTGCCTGTGCCATCGTGAGCGGCCCGGGGGCACTCATTGGCAACGAGTGGGTGTACACGCCGCCGGGGGGCGACACACGGGTCGATGTGAGCGTGCGTTGCACCGACAGCGCAGGACTCTTCTGTGAATCGCCGTTCCGAGTGTGGTTCACCTTCAACAGACCGCCCACTTGCCATGTGCCGAACGATACGACGATCGTCCTTTGTGCGCCGGGCACTGTATGCCTGCCCGTCACCGGCACCGATCCCGACGGCGAGCCCGTGACGTGCGTGCTGGTCGGCAGCAAGGGAGCTCTCGCAAATGGCCAATGGTGCTACAGTGTCACCCGAAGCGAGAGCGTTTCCGTCACCGTCCGTTGCCGTGACGCCTGCGGCGCCTTATGCGTCGAGACGTTCACCGTGACCTTTATGGTCAACCAGCCGCCGATCTGTCCCGCTTTGCCGGACACTTCATACGTGTTGCCGCGCGACACGCTGATCTGCCGCTCGTTTGCCGCCACCGACCCGGAGAGCCGCAAGGTCATTTGCACAGTGGCGCCCGGCGGACCCGGGACCGTGACCAAGAACGCGTGGTGCTATGACGTACACGGAAACGAACAGTTTTGCGTCCCGCTCGTCTGCACCGATCCGTGCGGCGCGACCTGCGTCGACACGTTCTGCGTCGACATCACCGTCGCCGGGCCGCCGCGCTGCGAACGGGGCGACACGACTATCGTTCTCTGCGCCGCCGAAGAGGTCCGCGTCCCGGTCCTCGGCTATGACTACATGGGGGGTTTGATCCCCTGTACGCTGGTGGCCGGCCCGGGTTCCTTGGACGGCAACGTATGGGTTTACACGCCCACGGGGAGCGGCACGGTGGTCGTCACGACAGCGTGCACCGACACCCTGGGCCGGTCGTGCGAGAAGACGTTCAATGTCACCTTCGATATCAATCGGCCGCCGTCCTGCGCGCCACCGAATGACACGACCATCGATCTGTGCGCCCCGGAGCGTGTTTGTCTGCCGTTCGCCGCCTCCGACCCCGATGGCAATCTCGTCGGCTGCGAACTCCTTGCCGGGCCGGGCGAGATCTCAGGCGGTCAATGGTGCTATACACCATCCGTCAGCCAGACGGCGAACGTGAGTGTGCGCTGTCGCGACCTCTGTGACGCGGAGTGTGTCTCGACGTTCAACGTAATCTTCAGAGTTAATCAGCCACCGACGTGCGCCGCGCCCCCCGACACCGCGGTGGTTCTCCCTGCCCCAACTACGATTTGCCGCACCTTCCAGGCGTCCGACGCCGACGGGGACCCAGTCGGATGCGTGATTCGCTCCGGTCCAGGATCACTGGTTGGGAATCAGTGGTGCGGCCTGATGACGGACACCGGACAAGTCTGTGTCCAACTCCAATGCACCGACCCCTGCGGTAATACCTGTATCGACACGTTCTGTGTCGACGTTGCCTTCAACGTTGCGCCCGCCTGCGCTCTCACGTCGCCCGATACCGTCGCCGTGGAGTCGGGTGCCGACGTTGCCTTTACAGTGACGGTCACCGACCCCGATGTGGGCGACGTGGTGACACTGTCGTCGTCGAGCTTGCCGGCCGCGGCGGGAATGAACCCGCCGCTGCCACGTTCCGGCCCTGCCCACGACGTGACTTCCACGTTCTCGTGGACCCCTGATCCCGGTCAGGTCGGAGTGCACCGGATCACCTTTGCTGTCAGCGACGACCATGGTGCGTCCGGCACCTGCACCATTGTGATTGTCGTTCTGCCACCCGACCCGCCCCAAGTCGCATCGGCTCAACCAAGCCCCCCGGCACGGGACGCGTTCTGGGATCGCACTGCGGTGTTCTGTTTTTCGGAGCCGGTCATCGTCGGTCCGGATGCGGTGAGTGCGCGCTCGAACCGACGCGGTCCTTTGACCGGCATCACGGTTCGCTATGACGACCCATCCGCGTGTCTGACCGTGAGTCCGCCGCCCTCCGGTTGGCCCCCGGATGATGATATCACAATCGTCCTGGCCGCGACAATCACCGACCGTGCGGGTCACTGCCTCGATGGTAACGGGGACGGGCTCTGTGAGAACGGTGTCCCAGGCGACGATTACGCGCTCACGTTTACCACCGCGCTGGGCGTTTGGCCCGGTGATGCAAACGGTGACAGCATCGTCAATGAAGCCGACATTCTGTCTATTGCCCGTTTCTGGGGGCTGTCTGGGCCGTCCCGCGGCTGGGAGTCCGGTGAATGGGAGTTCCTACCCGCGCTCGGTTGGGAACCCCGGGAGGCGGCCCGTGCTGACTGCAACAGCGATACGCGCGTCGACGCCGACGACATCTGTCCGGTCGCCGAGTTCTTCGACTCTGGTGCGGTCGCGATCCTCGCCACTCCCAAGCTCATGCGGCTGACCGGGCTCAACCCGGATCTGCGCGAGGCGCTGGCCCGCGCGCTGCAGCAATGCGACAGGATCTCGGAAGGAACGCGGGCAGGCCTCATGCGTCTTCTCGGGGAGAATGAACACCTTGTCGAGCCGACGCCCACGGGCTTCCATCTGGCGCAGAACTATCCGAACCCATTCAACTCCGGTACTGTCCTGCGGTTCTCTCTGCCTGCCGCCGCGCGCGTACGTCTGGATGTTTGTGATATTCTCGGACGTGTAGTGACAACGATAGTTAACGACTATCGGGGCGCCGGACTGCATATGCTGTGGTGGGACGCCACCGATGCGCGGGGGCGCGCTCTCGCATCGGGGATCTACTTTCTGCGGATCACCACTGCGGAACATTCGGCAAGCCGGCGGCTGGTCATCGTGCGCTGA
- a CDS encoding radical SAM protein, translated as MTLPLKQGIIYGPVNSRRYGRSLGINLMPCTGKLCSFNCVYCHYGWTKKHVLDAGRFASEMPAYEEVVRAVEQKVTSPVEFDLITFSGNGEPTLYPWFADLVGAVVRLRNRHRPTARVALLSNATGLKSDAVRRSITQIDLPVFKLDAGTAKSFNAINRPVRGIMWQGIVDQLTEMSDGICLQTVFLDGTPGNTTPDDLAAWQETIARIRPREVHIYSIDRPVPETRLRLVPPARLKQIARDTESKTGIPVRAFHPRSTG; from the coding sequence ATGACACTACCATTGAAGCAGGGAATCATCTATGGCCCGGTGAACTCGCGCCGGTATGGCCGTTCGCTGGGGATTAACCTGATGCCCTGCACTGGGAAGCTGTGTTCCTTCAATTGCGTGTACTGCCACTACGGCTGGACCAAGAAGCATGTGCTGGATGCCGGTCGCTTTGCCTCCGAGATGCCGGCCTACGAGGAAGTCGTCCGGGCGGTTGAGCAGAAAGTCACATCGCCGGTCGAATTCGACCTGATCACCTTCTCCGGCAATGGCGAGCCCACGCTCTATCCCTGGTTTGCCGATCTCGTTGGGGCCGTCGTCCGGCTGCGCAACCGCCACCGTCCCACGGCACGCGTGGCGTTGCTCTCCAATGCGACGGGATTGAAGAGCGACGCAGTGCGGCGCAGCATCACGCAGATCGACCTACCGGTGTTCAAGCTCGATGCCGGTACGGCGAAGTCTTTCAATGCCATCAATCGTCCCGTGCGCGGCATCATGTGGCAGGGGATTGTCGATCAATTGACGGAGATGAGCGATGGCATCTGTCTGCAAACGGTCTTCCTCGATGGAACACCGGGCAATACCACCCCGGATGACCTCGCCGCCTGGCAGGAAACCATTGCGCGCATCCGTCCGCGCGAAGTCCATATTTACTCGATCGACCGGCCGGTCCCGGAGACGCGCCTGCGTCTGGTCCCGCCGGCGCGACTGAAACAGATCGCCCGCGACACCGAGTCAAAGACCGGCATCCCCGTCCGGGCATTCCATCCACGCAGCACGGGTTGA
- a CDS encoding Smr/MutS family protein, producing the protein MNGDPFQLPIDGTLDLHAFSPSEAKSLIREYIDVCRAHGILQLRIIHGKGTGTLRRIVHASLARHPAVMAYRTGDESGGSWGATLVDLQPLPENI; encoded by the coding sequence ATGAACGGTGATCCGTTTCAACTGCCGATCGATGGCACGCTCGATCTGCACGCTTTCTCGCCGTCCGAGGCCAAGTCATTGATCCGGGAGTACATCGATGTCTGCCGCGCGCACGGCATCCTGCAACTGCGCATTATTCACGGCAAGGGGACAGGGACGCTGCGCCGCATTGTTCACGCCTCTCTCGCCAGGCATCCCGCGGTGATGGCCTATCGCACGGGGGACGAATCCGGCGGCTCTTGGGGCGCGACCCTCGTCGATCTGCAACCCCTCCCTGAGAACATTTGA
- a CDS encoding 4a-hydroxytetrahydrobiopterin dehydratase — protein sequence MTELSQKSCIPCRGGVPPLRGAELAALAAQVKDWTVADEHDIRREFRFPDFASALAFVNRVGALAEQQGHHPDIYLAWGKVEIRIWTHKIDGLTESDFILAAKIDRL from the coding sequence ATGACCGAGTTGTCTCAGAAGAGCTGCATTCCCTGTCGCGGGGGCGTGCCGCCGCTACGCGGGGCGGAGTTGGCGGCACTCGCCGCGCAGGTCAAGGACTGGACGGTGGCGGATGAGCACGACATCCGCCGGGAATTCCGCTTCCCGGACTTTGCTTCAGCCCTGGCCTTCGTCAATCGCGTCGGCGCGCTGGCCGAACAGCAGGGGCATCATCCCGACATCTATCTGGCGTGGGGAAAAGTCGAAATCCGCATCTGGACCCACAAGATCGACGGGCTGACCGAGAGCGACTTCATTCTCGCCGCCAAGATTGATCGACTCTGA
- a CDS encoding ferritin-like domain-containing protein has protein sequence MFGKVKDKKKLVSELNKALGWELRAEAMYAHYSVYVGGLSAVQLKSHFEEEAKESFGHAAKVREIIALLGGQAVTNRDATPIVHTAGVRDMLAEALKTETAAAQQYQKALPLVGDHPVIKHDLMHIMMDEMRAVDELENLLGE, from the coding sequence ATGTTTGGTAAAGTCAAAGACAAGAAGAAGCTCGTAAGCGAGCTGAACAAGGCGCTCGGCTGGGAGTTGCGGGCCGAAGCGATGTACGCGCACTATTCCGTCTATGTCGGCGGCCTCTCGGCCGTTCAACTGAAGTCGCACTTTGAGGAAGAGGCCAAGGAGTCATTCGGCCACGCCGCCAAAGTGCGGGAGATCATCGCCCTGTTGGGCGGACAGGCAGTGACCAACCGTGATGCGACACCGATCGTGCACACCGCCGGTGTCCGTGACATGCTCGCCGAGGCGCTCAAGACCGAGACTGCCGCGGCACAGCAATACCAGAAGGCGCTTCCCCTGGTCGGCGACCATCCGGTCATCAAGCACGACCTGATGCACATCATGATGGATGAGATGCGCGCCGTCGACGAACTCGAGAACCTGCTCGGCGAGTAG
- the amrB gene encoding AmmeMemoRadiSam system protein B: MSDPKKIRLPHFAEKDGFYTNDPVALTKQIAQFFAAAKRHTDIRQEGIAALVCPHAGYVYSGAVAAEGYKQLEGLSFDTVVVIAPSHRAFFRGGSVYSGGAYRTPLGDVPLDLDFCERLTSVDPSVALADIGHDATGGGYEHALEVHLPFLQIVLGSFALVPVVMGDQEFTTARTLGELIARHARLGRTLVVASSDLAHGHDYPTTQRLDDTAAAAIERYSSGDLYDQFSSGAFEACGGGPITAAMIAAQGMGADTATVVCKRNSADVTGSRRGYIVGYLSAVFHRAGGDNPDRAHAQRRSASSVHDDHASTASGPRATRGTLVSDETLDPHERELLRTTARRSLERAVKGARLECPEAPTTRLREKRGVFVTLKRDGHLRGCIGYVRPYKPLIEAVWEMAESAALRDHRFLPVEPSEVDDLEIEITVLSPLQKVDSPDDVLVGRHGLIIARGHRAGVLLPQVPIEQDWDREMFLSQTCLKAGLDPDAWKEPGTVIEVFTAEVF, encoded by the coding sequence ATGTCCGATCCGAAAAAGATCCGTCTGCCGCACTTTGCGGAGAAGGACGGATTCTATACGAATGACCCGGTGGCGCTGACCAAGCAGATTGCCCAGTTCTTTGCCGCGGCCAAGCGACACACCGATATCCGTCAGGAGGGGATTGCCGCGCTGGTCTGTCCGCACGCGGGGTATGTCTACTCCGGTGCGGTGGCGGCGGAGGGATACAAGCAACTGGAGGGTCTGTCATTCGACACGGTGGTCGTGATCGCGCCGTCGCACCGGGCGTTCTTTCGCGGGGGTTCGGTCTATTCCGGCGGCGCCTATCGCACGCCGCTGGGTGATGTCCCCCTCGATCTCGATTTCTGCGAGCGTTTGACATCGGTTGATCCGTCGGTGGCACTGGCGGATATCGGCCATGATGCGACCGGGGGCGGTTATGAACACGCGCTCGAAGTCCATCTGCCGTTCCTGCAGATTGTTCTCGGGAGTTTTGCTTTGGTCCCGGTGGTGATGGGGGATCAGGAGTTCACCACGGCGCGGACATTGGGCGAACTGATCGCCCGGCATGCGCGCTTGGGACGCACATTGGTGGTCGCCTCCTCCGATCTGGCACACGGTCATGACTATCCAACCACGCAACGGCTGGATGACACGGCGGCCGCCGCGATTGAGCGGTATTCGTCGGGCGATCTCTATGATCAGTTCTCCTCGGGGGCGTTCGAGGCCTGCGGCGGCGGACCGATCACCGCCGCGATGATCGCCGCACAGGGGATGGGCGCCGACACCGCCACCGTGGTCTGCAAACGCAATTCCGCCGATGTGACCGGATCGAGGCGGGGATACATCGTCGGGTATCTGTCAGCGGTGTTTCACCGCGCAGGGGGGGACAATCCGGACCGTGCACACGCTCAAAGGCGCTCAGCCTCCAGTGTCCATGATGATCACGCGAGCACGGCCAGTGGTCCGCGCGCAACCAGGGGAACCCTGGTGTCCGATGAAACTCTCGATCCGCACGAGCGAGAGCTGTTGCGGACCACGGCTCGCCGCTCGCTGGAGCGCGCGGTCAAAGGCGCGCGTCTCGAATGTCCCGAGGCGCCGACCACGCGTCTGCGCGAGAAACGCGGCGTCTTCGTCACGCTCAAGCGCGATGGGCACCTGCGCGGCTGCATCGGATATGTCCGCCCGTACAAGCCCTTGATCGAGGCAGTCTGGGAGATGGCCGAATCGGCCGCCTTGCGCGATCACCGCTTCCTCCCGGTCGAGCCATCGGAAGTGGACGATCTCGAAATCGAAATCACGGTCTTATCGCCGCTGCAGAAGGTCGATTCGCCCGATGATGTTCTGGTCGGGCGTCATGGATTGATCATCGCACGCGGTCACCGCGCGGGAGTGCTGCTGCCACAGGTGCCCATCGAGCAGGACTGGGATCGGGAGATGTTTCTCTCGCAGACATGCCTGAAGGCGGGGCTCGATCCCGATGCCTGGAAGGAGCCGGGCACGGTGATCGAAGTGTTCACGGCGGAGGTGTTCTGA
- a CDS encoding DNA-processing protein DprA, with amino-acid sequence MTTESVTIDLTILYALSTEAQLGPKTVAALLAHFGDPAAIWDSGIDDVARVARLTKDGMERLATARGLTDALAEDLTLIVASGTAPIGIHDPRYPHRLTRLPDPPTILYVRGTIPDESATAIAVVGSHEADAEGIAEAVAWGKGLAERDVTVVSGLARGIDGGAHAGALAGGGRTVAVLGAGFEHIYPPEHGTLADEIERQGALVSEYSPREPLTKGRLIYRNRLIAALADAVVVVRLRANARGSMEVIRRARDLACPVFLVATDTGSESQQAVADGAIPMGQRPDFDLVLKYL; translated from the coding sequence ATGACGACCGAATCGGTCACCATCGACCTGACGATCCTGTATGCCCTCTCGACCGAGGCGCAATTGGGGCCGAAGACTGTGGCGGCGTTGCTGGCGCATTTCGGCGACCCGGCGGCGATTTGGGACAGCGGCATCGATGATGTGGCGCGCGTGGCCCGTCTGACAAAGGATGGGATGGAGCGACTGGCGACGGCGCGCGGCTTGACCGACGCCCTGGCCGAGGACTTGACGCTGATTGTCGCCTCTGGTACGGCACCGATCGGTATTCATGATCCGCGGTACCCGCACCGTCTGACGCGCCTGCCCGACCCGCCGACGATTCTCTATGTGCGCGGGACGATTCCCGACGAAAGTGCCACCGCCATCGCGGTGGTCGGATCGCATGAAGCCGATGCCGAGGGGATCGCCGAGGCGGTGGCTTGGGGGAAGGGGCTGGCGGAACGCGATGTCACGGTTGTGTCCGGCTTGGCGCGCGGGATCGATGGCGGCGCGCATGCCGGCGCCCTGGCTGGCGGCGGTCGGACGGTGGCGGTGCTGGGAGCGGGATTCGAACATATCTATCCGCCCGAACATGGCACGTTGGCAGACGAGATCGAGCGCCAGGGCGCGCTGGTCTCCGAGTATTCTCCGCGTGAGCCCCTGACCAAGGGGCGGCTGATCTATCGCAATCGACTGATCGCGGCCTTGGCCGACGCGGTCGTTGTGGTGCGCCTCCGTGCCAATGCGCGCGGCTCGATGGAGGTGATTCGTCGCGCACGCGATCTGGCCTGCCCGGTCTTCTTGGTCGCAACCGACACGGGGAGCGAGTCCCAGCAGGCGGTCGCCGATGGGGCGATCCCGATGGGGCAACGGCCGGATTTTGATCTGGTGTTGAAGTATCTGTGA
- a CDS encoding RNA polymerase sigma factor, giving the protein MELNRTVRFETLLEPVHQSATRFCLRLCTTRADAEDLYHDALLAAWHGLPGLKDDGRFRPWLFRIIVNTFRNRERRKRWRRWLSWEGNQESGGKSWAPGRRRWIPVAVSTPGAGWRVP; this is encoded by the coding sequence ATGGAACTCAACCGAACAGTGCGCTTCGAGACGCTCCTGGAGCCGGTGCATCAGTCCGCGACGCGGTTCTGTCTGCGTTTGTGCACGACGCGGGCGGACGCCGAGGACCTCTACCATGATGCCCTGCTGGCGGCCTGGCACGGTTTACCCGGTCTGAAGGACGATGGGCGGTTCAGACCATGGTTGTTCCGCATCATCGTCAACACCTTCCGCAACCGCGAGCGTCGCAAGCGCTGGCGACGCTGGCTGTCGTGGGAGGGTAATCAGGAATCCGGGGGGAAGAGTTGGGCTCCGGGGCGGCGGCGGTGGATCCCCGTGGCCGTCTCGACGCCCGGCGCTGGGTGGCGCGTGCCTTGA
- a CDS encoding sigma factor-like helix-turn-helix DNA-binding protein encodes MLSAEDRSLVVLFELEQYTAAELAVIWNSPEGTIRSRLSRARAKMRAAIEVHLPGDSAAIVSQREVEYELQRTQTATE; translated from the coding sequence GTGCTGTCGGCGGAGGATCGTTCGCTCGTGGTGCTGTTTGAGCTCGAACAGTACACGGCGGCGGAGTTGGCAGTGATTTGGAATTCCCCTGAAGGGACGATCCGTTCGCGTCTGTCCCGGGCCCGGGCGAAGATGCGCGCGGCGATTGAGGTACACCTGCCGGGGGACAGCGCGGCGATCGTGAGTCAACGAGAGGTGGAGTATGAACTGCAGCGAACTCAAACGGCGACTGAGTGA
- a CDS encoding DUF4234 domain-containing protein yields the protein MAVKNRNMVAQVFLMIITLGIYGIYWFYQTACELKFLANDAAASPGLWTVLMFIPFINLYAVYKYAELFEKVSSEKLNRWIIFILWIVFCPAIWFIVQTELNRRATTV from the coding sequence ATGGCCGTGAAAAACCGCAACATGGTCGCGCAAGTGTTCCTGATGATCATCACGCTGGGCATCTATGGCATCTACTGGTTCTACCAGACCGCCTGCGAACTAAAGTTCCTCGCCAATGACGCCGCCGCCAGCCCCGGGCTGTGGACCGTGCTCATGTTCATCCCGTTCATCAACCTGTACGCCGTCTACAAGTACGCCGAACTCTTCGAGAAGGTCTCCAGCGAGAAACTGAACCGTTGGATCATCTTCATCCTCTGGATCGTCTTCTGCCCGGCGATTTGGTTCATCGTCCAGACCGAGCTCAACCGCCGCGCGACGACGGTGTGA